One stretch of Aquimarina sp. Aq107 DNA includes these proteins:
- the rpmI gene encoding 50S ribosomal protein L35, which produces MPKMKTKSSAKKRFKLTGTGKIKRKHAFKSHILTKKSKKRKLALTHSTLVHKSDENSIKEQLRLK; this is translated from the coding sequence ATGCCTAAAATGAAAACAAAATCCAGTGCTAAGAAGCGTTTCAAGCTTACCGGTACTGGTAAAATCAAAAGAAAGCACGCTTTTAAGAGTCATATTCTGACAAAAAAATCTAAAAAGCGTAAGCTAGCTTTAACGCACTCTACGTTAGTGCACAAAAGCGATGAAAATAGTATTAAAGAACAATTACGTTTAAAGTAG
- the thrS gene encoding threonine--tRNA ligase: MIKITLPDGSVREFSESITAMDVAKDISEGFARNVISAKFNGTIIETSTELTTDGNLVLFTWRDQEGKQAFRHSTSHVLAQALEELYPGVKLSIGPAIDNGFYYDVDLGDKTISEKDFKAIEDKMLEIARGKHEFKMRSVSKSDALAKYKKEGNEYKLELIENLEDGTITFCDHDTFTDLCRGGHIPNTGLIKAVKIMSVAGAYWRGDEKNKQLTRVYGTSFPKQKELKEHLTLLEEAKKRDHRKLGKELGFFTFSQRVGQGLPLWLPKGAALRERLEQFLKKAQKKAGYEMVVTPHIGQKELYVTSGHYAKYGEDSFQPINTPADGEEFLLKPMNCPHHCEIYKSGPWSYRDLPIRYAEFGTVYRYEQSGELHGLTRVRGFTQDDAHIFCTPDQLDDEFKKVIDLVLYVFGSLGFENFTAQVSLRDPDNPEKYIGDVENWEKAENAIISAAKDKGLDYIIETGEAAFYGPKLDFMVKDALGRSWQLGTIQVDYNLPERFDLEYKGSDNEMHRPIMIHRAPFGSMERFIAILLEHTAGNFPLWLMPEQVIVLSISEKYEKYAEKVLNLLENNEIRALADHRNETMGKKIREAEMKKIPYIVIVGEQEEKDNTISVRKHGGEDIGAISIEKFTEIITEEINRTLKPFNG; this comes from the coding sequence ATGATCAAGATTACATTACCGGATGGTTCGGTTAGAGAGTTCAGTGAAAGCATCACTGCTATGGATGTTGCAAAAGACATCAGTGAGGGATTTGCAAGAAATGTTATTTCTGCAAAATTCAATGGCACTATTATAGAAACCTCAACGGAATTAACCACCGATGGAAATTTGGTTTTGTTCACCTGGAGAGATCAAGAAGGAAAGCAAGCCTTTAGGCACTCTACTTCTCATGTTCTTGCGCAAGCTTTAGAAGAACTGTATCCAGGAGTTAAATTATCTATTGGACCAGCTATAGATAATGGTTTTTATTATGATGTAGACTTAGGAGACAAAACTATTTCGGAAAAAGACTTTAAAGCAATTGAAGACAAAATGTTAGAAATTGCTAGAGGGAAACATGAATTTAAAATGAGATCTGTTTCTAAGTCTGACGCTCTCGCTAAATATAAAAAGGAAGGAAACGAATACAAACTAGAATTGATAGAGAATCTAGAAGATGGAACTATCACATTCTGTGATCATGATACTTTTACCGATTTATGCCGAGGAGGACATATTCCTAATACTGGTTTGATCAAGGCCGTTAAAATAATGAGTGTTGCAGGTGCGTATTGGAGAGGTGACGAAAAAAACAAACAACTCACAAGGGTTTACGGAACTTCATTCCCAAAACAAAAAGAACTTAAAGAACATCTAACACTACTAGAAGAAGCTAAGAAGCGTGACCATAGAAAACTTGGAAAGGAATTAGGATTCTTTACATTTTCGCAGAGAGTTGGTCAAGGGCTACCTTTATGGTTACCTAAAGGTGCTGCTTTACGCGAACGTTTAGAGCAGTTCTTAAAAAAAGCTCAGAAAAAAGCTGGATACGAAATGGTGGTTACACCTCATATTGGTCAAAAGGAACTATATGTTACTTCTGGTCATTATGCTAAATATGGTGAAGATAGTTTTCAACCGATAAATACTCCCGCAGATGGAGAGGAATTTTTGCTTAAACCAATGAACTGTCCTCATCATTGTGAAATATACAAAAGTGGTCCTTGGTCCTACAGGGATTTACCTATACGATACGCAGAATTTGGGACCGTTTATAGATACGAACAAAGCGGTGAGCTTCATGGACTTACACGAGTTCGTGGATTTACGCAAGATGATGCACATATATTTTGTACACCTGATCAATTAGATGATGAGTTCAAAAAGGTTATAGATCTTGTTTTATATGTTTTTGGTTCTTTAGGTTTTGAAAATTTTACAGCACAAGTATCATTAAGAGATCCTGATAATCCTGAAAAGTACATTGGAGATGTGGAAAACTGGGAAAAAGCAGAAAATGCAATTATAAGTGCCGCAAAAGATAAAGGTCTTGATTATATTATCGAAACTGGTGAAGCTGCTTTTTATGGACCTAAACTTGACTTTATGGTAAAGGATGCTTTAGGAAGAAGTTGGCAATTAGGAACTATACAAGTAGACTATAACCTACCGGAGCGTTTTGATCTTGAATACAAAGGCAGTGATAACGAAATGCATAGACCAATAATGATCCATAGAGCACCATTTGGTAGCATGGAAAGATTTATAGCTATTTTATTAGAGCATACAGCTGGTAACTTCCCTTTGTGGCTAATGCCTGAACAAGTTATTGTCCTATCAATCAGTGAGAAATATGAAAAATACGCTGAAAAAGTTTTAAATTTGTTAGAAAATAACGAAATTCGCGCCCTTGCCGACCACAGAAACGAAACTATGGGTAAGAAAATTAGAGAGGCAGAAATGAAAAAAATTCCTTACATTGTTATTGTAGGGGAGCAAGAAGAAAAAGATAACACAATATCTGTTAGAAAACATGGTGGAGAAGATATTGGAGCTATTAGTATTGAAAAGTTCACTGAAATAATCACCGAAGAAATAAATAGAACGTTAAAACCATTTAACGGATAA
- the infC gene encoding translation initiation factor IF-3, producing MKEDAHRINHKIRVDEVRLVGDNVEVGVYPTKKALALAEEQELDLVEISPKAVPPVCKIMDYKKFLYEQKKRDKALKTKATKVTIKEIRFGPNTDEHDYEFKKKHAIKFLSEGAKLKAYVFFKGRSIIYKDQGQILLLRLAQELEDYGKVEQMPKLEGKRMIMFIAPKKSK from the coding sequence ATTAAAGAAGATGCTCACAGAATCAATCATAAGATTAGGGTTGACGAAGTACGTCTTGTAGGCGACAATGTAGAAGTTGGTGTATATCCAACCAAAAAAGCACTAGCACTTGCTGAAGAGCAAGAATTGGATCTTGTAGAAATTTCTCCAAAAGCGGTACCTCCTGTTTGTAAAATAATGGACTATAAAAAGTTCTTATACGAACAGAAAAAAAGGGACAAGGCTCTTAAAACCAAAGCGACTAAAGTCACTATAAAGGAGATTAGATTTGGACCTAACACAGACGAACATGATTACGAGTTTAAGAAAAAACACGCAATTAAATTCTTAAGTGAAGGAGCTAAATTAAAAGCATACGTTTTCTTTAAAGGTCGTTCTATAATCTATAAAGATCAAGGTCAAATCTTATTATTAAGACTTGCTCAAGAACTGGAAGATTATGGTAAAGTAGAACAAATGCCTAAATTAGAAGGTAAGAGAATGATTATGTTCATTGCTCCAAAGAAATCAAAATAA
- the rplT gene encoding 50S ribosomal protein L20 yields the protein MPRSVNSVAKRARRKRVLKQAKGYFGRRKNVWTVAKNAVDKAMSYAYRDRRNKKRTFRALWITRINAGARIHGMSYSQFMGKVKANNIELNRKVLADLAMNNPEAFKAIVEKVK from the coding sequence ATGCCAAGATCAGTAAATTCTGTTGCAAAAAGAGCTAGAAGAAAAAGAGTTCTTAAGCAAGCAAAAGGTTACTTCGGACGTCGTAAAAACGTTTGGACAGTAGCAAAAAATGCAGTTGATAAAGCAATGTCATATGCTTATAGAGACCGCAGAAACAAAAAAAGAACTTTCCGTGCGTTATGGATTACTCGTATTAATGCGGGAGCTCGTATACACGGTATGTCTTATTCTCAATTCATGGGAAAAGTAAAAGCTAATAATATCGAATTGAATCGTAAGGTTCTTGCTGATTTAGCTATGAACAACCCAGAAGCTTTTAAAGCAATTGTAGAAAAAGTAAAGTAA